From the Mesosutterella faecium genome, the window ATATACCTAGTTGTTGCCCTCATCTTGTAATCCCGGTCCCGCCCGAAAGTATAAAGACTGTGAATCGGAGGACGGACGACATCTTCGACGACCCCGTCGCACAACGCGCATTTGGACAGGAACGACTCCACTTCCCGCAGCCGTTCAAGCCGTATGGAAAGTTCCTTTATTTTCTTCTCGATGTCCTTTCCGCACTCCTTGAGTGCTTCAAGCTGGCCGCGGTACGAAACTCCCTTTAAGGCCTTGATGTGGGAAAGTGAAAAGCCGAGGCTGCGCATCACCCGGGCATCTGCCACCCTGAGGGCATCGTGCGAGCCATAGCAGCGATAACCGTTTGCCGGATTCACGGACAGATGAAGCAATCCGATGTCCGTATAGTGCCGGATCACTTCGAGCCCGACCCCAAGGGCTGAGGAGATTTGCTTAACTGTCTGCATGAAGCGGGATAAATCAGTAGAAAAGCTAAGCTTCACATTTTCGGGCATTTCGCCACCGAGGGTTAAAGAAAGCTCCGAAACAAACTGCCTCGTCCAGCCGTCCAGTCACAAATGATGTTAACGAGGATGGGCCAGCCGGTTTTTTAAGGCCAGGCCTACGGCTTTTTACCTCCCGTCTGAAACTTCCCCCTGAGGATAAAAACTGCCGCTTTGCAAGCGGCGGTATGAAACCCCGGGCCTGAGTCTTCGGGAGGCTAGGGGTCGTCTTTTTCCCTTAAGCCCGAGCTACCCAGACCGTCAGTGCTCTTTCAAAAATGACCGTTTGTAATATCAGTCAGAAATCACCGTTTTCTTCAGAAGCTGGGAAGCGCAGGAAAAGTGCCGGCCGAAGCGGAGAGAGTACTCCGACCGGCAGATCCCGACTCTATCCTCTCCTGTTCCGGGATTTAGGCCTTAGTGGCGGCTGAGCGGCCGGCGATTCTCCCGAAGGTGAAAATGTCGGCGATAGCGTTGCCGCCCACGCGGTTCGTCCCGTGGATACCTCCGGTCGTCTCGCCTGCTGCATAAAGACCCGGAATCACCCGAAGACGGCGGTCAATCACGCGGGCCTTCACGTCTATCAAAATGCCGCCCATCGTATGGTGAACCGCCATGCTCGCGCGTCCCGCATAAAAAGGAGCCTTTTCGAGCTTCGTCATCACGGTTGGGCTCCGCCCCAGAGCGTCCTTCTTTTCATCGACTCCACGGTTATACTCCGCCACCGTCTTCTTGAAGACGTCGACCGGCACGCCCATCTTCTGCGCGAGTTCATCGAGCGTCTGGCACTTCCAGGCCTCGCCCGCTTTGATCGAAGCCTCGCAGCGCAACTTCGGACCGCCGGGCATTTCATCCCAACCCTGCGAGTCAATCACAACAAAGGAGACGGGGTCAGGCTGTGCAAGGAAGGCGTCGCGAAGCACGTCCCGGCGGCGGTCCTCCGCCACAAAGCGCTTGCCGGCCTTGTTCACGAATATGAACCGTTTCACCACATTGAAGAAGGCCGAACGGGTCTTGTCGCCCAGCGGGGCGCCCGGGATGCACTGGATGTAGTCCATCCCCACGGTCTGAGCCCCGACATCCTCGGCATAGTCGATCATCTCGCCTGTGGCCCCAGGCTGATTGGTGGTCGTGAGGTTACGCATCCTGGGATCGTAGATGGAGCGCTTTGCGACATTTGCGCCAAAGCCTCCGGAGGCGATCACGACTCCGCAGCGGGCTTCAATGCGCTCTGGCCGCCCGTTGACCTTCGCCTCGACGCCAAGCACCCGGCCCGAAAGCTCCTTTTCACGCACGATCCCGGTCACCGGGGCGTTGGTGATAATTTTGACGCCCAGCTTCTCAGCGCGGGCCGAAAGAGCCTCGATATAGGCCATTCCGGCAGCTTTTTCCGGCACATGAGCCCGAGGATAAAGGCCACCATAGATCTGGTAGACATAGGGCTTGAACTTCACGCCGAGGCTCTCGAGCCAGTGCAGGCTCTCCAAAGCATGGCTCGTTAGCTCATTCACCAGCTGCGGATTGGCTCGACCGTCGCCTGCGGCCAGTGTTTGCTGCGCGTGTTTTGCGGGGCTGTCCTCGACGCCCAGTTTCTTCTGCAGAACCGGATCGGCTGCGTTGTAACCGCCGCCAGAAATAATGGTGTTTCCGCCAATAATGCCGAGTTTTTCAAGCACGAGAACCTTTTTGCCGGCTTCGGCAGCCGTGACAGCCGCCGCAAGGCCCGCTCCTCCTGCTCCAACCACCACGACATCACAGCTTTGCGTCCAGCGCGAGGACTTTCTCTGCGCGGCGTTTGCCGCACCGCTTCCCAAGGCCGCCATCGCAGCTGCTGCTGCACCAAGGAAATCTCTTCTTTGTATTCCACTCATTTCTTTTCCTTCAATCCTTTGAAGCCACAGGCCAAATCCCCTGCATGGATTGATTTTATCCGCCGAAAGTATTAAATTCAATTAACATTTTTCTATCTATTAATAAATAATATTTAACTATTTATTCCATGGCCTCCGATCTCCCTCATCTCAATCTCGAACAGCTTCGAATTTTCCAATGCCTCGCCACGGCGGGAAGCGTTTCCGGGGCCGCTCGGAGTCTCTGCGTGACCGGGCCTGCCGTTTCCTACGGCATCCGGCGGCTCGAAGAGCGTCTTGGCGTACGGCTTTTCCGCAGGGAGGGACGCTGCAATGTCCTGACGGAGGAAGGAAAAATCCTTTTACAGACCACCCGTGCCATGTTCTCCGAACTTGCTGCAGGACAAGCCCGACTCGATGCGTATCGGTCCGTTCAAAGCGGCACCGTACGATTCGGAGTACCTGAGATGCTTATGCACCGGCTGATGCAGCCGGTGCTGCAGGAATTCCATGCGGACCATCCCGACGTAGGAATAGAGGTAAAAGCGGAAAACCATTTCAGCCGTTTGCTCGACGACCTCCGGAAGGGCTTAACGGAGTTCATGCTGGTCACGCTTCCCGACGGCTACAGCCCGGGCGAGGAATTCGAAGTCACCGAACTAGGTCGGTTTAGCTACAGCTTTGCCGCGAGCCGCAGTTTATTTCCTGAGCTTCAGCATCCGAATGTCCTTCTAGAGGAAATCGCAGCCTGCCCGCTCATCACGCTAAACCAAGGGCACATCGCTCGTGAAGCACTGCACCGGGCATTTGAGGGAAAAGGAATCGCTTTTCAGCCTCCGTTTGAATGCGAGTCCATGTCGTTGATTGAGGACTTTACCCGCGCCGGGCTGGGGTTGGGCTTTGTGATCACCGGTTGCGTGGAAAGTCTGCCGGAAGATGAGGACGTGTTCGTGCTTCGAATGGACCGGCCGCTAGTCGAGGGCTCACTCGTTCTCGTGCGCCTCAAAGGCCGCGGATTGTCCCTGGCGTCTAAAGTGTTCCTGAGCGTTCTGGAAGCGTCCAGGTCCAGCCGTTCGGATTCTGGCACCTAAAAATTAAATGTGCTTAAAATACCTTATTTTCTAATTAATTTCTCTCAGCATCCCCCCTTTTTTGAATCTATTGTTATTGGTTCAAATTAAACACAACTCAATCTGCAGCCATTTTGCATAGGATTACCAGTTCGTTCACAACCTCTAACCCGGGTTTTTTATGAACGATAAGAAATTAATGAGATCTTTTAAAATAAATTCAATGAGGTATAAGAAAAAAAGGTTCTTCATGGTATACCGGGAAAAGTTGGTACCCACAGCCCTGATTTCAACACAGCGGCATAGTCTGGAAGGCTTCTCCATGGAGACAGGTTCCTTCCGGGGAAAATTGACTTGATTTTCAGTACAAAATACTCAAAGTCTCTGAAGCCGTATGCCATTCGCTTGAGCACTTTGATCGCATTGTTCGCTCCTTCAAGGGGGCCGGTACTCCGTTTGAATTTCCCGGCATTGACAATGCCTTCTGCGCGGCGGCGCCCCGTCTGTTTTCGACCGGTCCGGTAACAATGCCCTGCGGCTCGCCGCTCGCGCCCAGCTTATCTCCACGACGATAAGCCGCTTCTAAAAAGGCTCACAGAGCTTTGCTAAAGCATGTCTTCGGGTTGCTGGCTCAACTGCAGGAGACACGCAGCGAAGCCACCCTTTCAGAACTATTGATCAACCTCTGAGGAACAGGGAAAAGGCGCCTTCCAGATCAAAATGCAGAAGGCCCGGCGCGGCTTCCTTCCCCTGATGAAACGGAGTCCGACCGGAAGCAACCGCCCGGTCAACAGGAACCTTTTCTGCCCCTTTCAGAGCAGGCATGGATCCTGTCGTCGGCCAGTTTTGAGAAGCTGTCAGAAAAAACGGTACACGATGTTCATATTACCGCCCGCACCGCGATGCTGCCCTGCGTACGCATGAGCGGCGAGATCCAGAACCCACGGGCCTTTCGTCCATTTTCCTCCCACCTCGAAGCGTGCGCTGCTGCCTCGTATGTCAGCATTCCGGATGGGGACTTCGTCAGCCAGACCCGAAGCCTTTCCGTCGAATTCGTACTCATAGGCCAAACCGGCGAAATACAGACTGTCGCGGCCGGCATGATTCCATTGTCCGCCGAGGCGCAGCAGGCTGCTGTTTGCTCCATCCAGCCGATAAGTGCCTGCGGCACGGAAAACATCGCTGCCAAGATGAGTATAAAAATAGCGCCCGTATAGGTCGACGCTGTCGTCTCGGGCCACCTCCAGAGTTTTGCCCAGGCCGAAGTGAAAAGCCCAGTAACGGCTGTGCGTATTGTAGTCATAGCCGTTTCCTTCCCCATCCACAAGAGCATGACGGGACTTGTTCTTCAGCCGGCCTGTGCGCAGAGAACCCTCTGTGAAAATCTGGTTCTCCCACCGGTGCTGGCCGAAGAGACCCGCACCGCTGTAGTCGATTTTTCCGTGCCCGCTGCGACCCGCGTCGTAACTGTGATAGTTTCCATGGCCGTAATCAAAAAACAACGCGCAGATGCCCTCGCCGCCTCGGGCAGTCGCAAAACGAACCCCCAGACCGGCATGCCCGTTGTACAAGTCGGTTCTTAAATGGCTACCGGTGTCATAGCGGTTCGCGCCGCCCATGGAAGAAACAAAGCCATACAAAGCGTTCTTCTCGTCCCTGGCAGCTCTGAGGTCCCGGACCACCAGGTCGCTGCCCTCGATCAGTGCAGTCAGACCCGCCTCGTGCCCCATCACGGTCATGTGAGTCTGCTTCTGGGGCTGGGGCTTGGAGAATGTATCCTTCAGGTCGATCGAATACTGAATATTCCCATTCTGAAGATAGGCCCTGCCGCTGCCCTCAAGCGTCGTTCCGACAGTGTATTTTAGGGACTCTCCGCTCAGGCTTTTTTCCGTCAGGTTCTCAGCCCGGCCGTTGGCATCGAGCAACGTCATGGTGTTCGTACCTTCCTTCAGATCCGAGAGGGATTTAAACATAAGGCCGGAGGTTTCAATTCTTGCCTCTGCGAAGTCGTAAGTCACATCCCGTTCCAGGGTGAGGGGAGTCTTTCCCCACTCGATGTTGCCAAACGAAACGGAGTTCACCTTCACGTCGCCAGTTTTAAGAACGATGTTGCCGTTTAAAGTGGTTCCCTTTCCGAGGAAGCTGCCGGACAAAACGGCTCCCTCCTTTCCCAGAGTGTAGGCGAAAGCCACGCCCCGTCCGCCGTTTCCGTCCTCGAGAGTCACGTTTTTGTCAGGACCCGCGTCGCTGTACTGCGTTACGGCGTCATCGACCAGGATGGTTTCGCTGTCAGGTCTGGCCGGCGAGGCCTGATCAAACGACAGACGGCTGATATCCACCGTTGTCTGGGTCAGATCCATAGCCTGCTTTACCTGAAGCATGGTTTTGCCCCACTGTCCTTCATGGAGCTCCATGCGGTCAAAGAAAGCTACGCTGTTGACCATATTGCCTTCCGGATTGTCCCATACTGCCGCCGCGGAACCGTTGTACCCGATGCGCAGGGTATTACCGGACCCCCGGGGCTTTGTCCCTCCGGCAGACAAGGCGCCATAGATATCAGCGTCACTCAGATCGGCTGTGCCCGTGATGTTGACGGAGTTATCGTTTGCCGAGCCGCTCGAACTGTACGCGGCAATCACAACAGAACGATTCTTCAGTTCGGGAACCGGCACCAAATTCTCAGATTCCGTGATATTGCGAGCTTCAAGCGCTTCCCGGGCAGCGTCAAAGCGGACTGCGGACTGACCTCCGATCGTGACCGTATTGCCGGAAGCGTCTCCCTCGGCCAGCCCGCCAACCACGATACCGGCCGTGCTGTCTGTGACGTCGACGGAATTGCCCCGGGCATTCCCCGTGCTGAGGGCTGCGCTGCCGAAGAGAGCGACGGAGCCTCCCAGCAGATGCAGAGAATTGGCAAAAGCCGAAGCCTCAGAGGAACTCCCGCTCATGGTCACTGTGAGAGCTGCCCCGGCAAAGCCTGACTCCAGGCTCACCTGATTTCCGGAAAGTTCGACTGCCGACAGCCCCTGATCGCTTAGCTCCACGCCCACGGCAAAAGCTGCCTGACTGCCTCCGGAAAGTGAAAGCTGGTTGTCCTCGGCACGGATGGCGGTCTTTTGTGCAGAGCGATTATTCTGAATTACGACCGCCGTGGCGCCCGCTTCTGCGCGACTTGCGCCAGAAAGAAAGACCGCATTTTGTTTCGCGTTGAGCTCTGAGGCCGAGTCAGACCCGTAAAGGTATTCGCCGATCGCCGAGCCCTTGGCAACCGAACCTTGATCCAGGATCAGGGTATTTTTATTGAAATTTTCCTTTGCGCCGTATACATAGTCTTGAATCAGATAGCTCCCAACGGTGCTCCCGGCAAAGGACAGCCGGTTTCCTTC encodes:
- a CDS encoding FAD-dependent oxidoreductase, which encodes MSGIQRRDFLGAAAAAMAALGSGAANAAQRKSSRWTQSCDVVVVGAGGAGLAAAVTAAEAGKKVLVLEKLGIIGGNTIISGGGYNAADPVLQKKLGVEDSPAKHAQQTLAAGDGRANPQLVNELTSHALESLHWLESLGVKFKPYVYQIYGGLYPRAHVPEKAAGMAYIEALSARAEKLGVKIITNAPVTGIVREKELSGRVLGVEAKVNGRPERIEARCGVVIASGGFGANVAKRSIYDPRMRNLTTTNQPGATGEMIDYAEDVGAQTVGMDYIQCIPGAPLGDKTRSAFFNVVKRFIFVNKAGKRFVAEDRRRDVLRDAFLAQPDPVSFVVIDSQGWDEMPGGPKLRCEASIKAGEAWKCQTLDELAQKMGVPVDVFKKTVAEYNRGVDEKKDALGRSPTVMTKLEKAPFYAGRASMAVHHTMGGILIDVKARVIDRRLRVIPGLYAAGETTGGIHGTNRVGGNAIADIFTFGRIAGRSAATKA
- a CDS encoding LysR family transcriptional regulator, encoding MASDLPHLNLEQLRIFQCLATAGSVSGAARSLCVTGPAVSYGIRRLEERLGVRLFRREGRCNVLTEEGKILLQTTRAMFSELAAGQARLDAYRSVQSGTVRFGVPEMLMHRLMQPVLQEFHADHPDVGIEVKAENHFSRLLDDLRKGLTEFMLVTLPDGYSPGEEFEVTELGRFSYSFAASRSLFPELQHPNVLLEEIAACPLITLNQGHIAREALHRAFEGKGIAFQPPFECESMSLIEDFTRAGLGLGFVITGCVESLPEDEDVFVLRMDRPLVEGSLVLVRLKGRGLSLASKVFLSVLEASRSSRSDSGT
- a CDS encoding MerR family transcriptional regulator, translating into MQTVKQISSALGVGLEVIRHYTDIGLLHLSVNPANGYRCYGSHDALRVADARVMRSLGFSLSHIKALKGVSYRGQLEALKECGKDIEKKIKELSIRLERLREVESFLSKCALCDGVVEDVVRPPIHSLYTFGRDRDYKMRATTRYIV
- a CDS encoding autotransporter outer membrane beta-barrel domain-containing protein; translated protein: MIMKKIGEKRKIRIGLLMVFAALSGTATAGSSLSGNTSTVSQGEREGETLIGVTSRDPVDPTGGVQAADNRFYVYDHDSASLVEGVRVETQSKSPSGSVSLLRNALEIGTREEKTSRVGTVFGVYVEPSFGAAEDAGSMGRVTAGDNVLTIRNTQAGEVVSVYDITDNSNGRDRSSFTAKKNALVVDSSRIGELTHIHLYSPHEESENVISGNTVAVSSSTVGSYSGTYQRYGKSSSLVLSQNTAEFSSAEIQSTVFGSNIYEADSAVSEGNRLSFAGSTVGSYLIQDYVYGAKENFNKNTLILDQGSVAKGSAIGEYLYGSDSASELNAKQNAVFLSGASRAEAGATAVVIQNNRSAQKTAIRAEDNQLSLSGGSQAAFAVGVELSDQGLSAVELSGNQVSLESGFAGAALTVTMSGSSSEASAFANSLHLLGGSVALFGSAALSTGNARGNSVDVTDSTAGIVVGGLAEGDASGNTVTIGGQSAVRFDAAREALEARNITESENLVPVPELKNRSVVIAAYSSSGSANDNSVNITGTADLSDADIYGALSAGGTKPRGSGNTLRIGYNGSAAAVWDNPEGNMVNSVAFFDRMELHEGQWGKTMLQVKQAMDLTQTTVDISRLSFDQASPARPDSETILVDDAVTQYSDAGPDKNVTLEDGNGGRGVAFAYTLGKEGAVLSGSFLGKGTTLNGNIVLKTGDVKVNSVSFGNIEWGKTPLTLERDVTYDFAEARIETSGLMFKSLSDLKEGTNTMTLLDANGRAENLTEKSLSGESLKYTVGTTLEGSGRAYLQNGNIQYSIDLKDTFSKPQPQKQTHMTVMGHEAGLTALIEGSDLVVRDLRAARDEKNALYGFVSSMGGANRYDTGSHLRTDLYNGHAGLGVRFATARGGEGICALFFDYGHGNYHSYDAGRSGHGKIDYSGAGLFGQHRWENQIFTEGSLRTGRLKNKSRHALVDGEGNGYDYNTHSRYWAFHFGLGKTLEVARDDSVDLYGRYFYTHLGSDVFRAAGTYRLDGANSSLLRLGGQWNHAGRDSLYFAGLAYEYEFDGKASGLADEVPIRNADIRGSSARFEVGGKWTKGPWVLDLAAHAYAGQHRGAGGNMNIVYRFF